Genomic segment of Leptolyngbya sp. 'hensonii':
TTCCAGAGATTTGCAGGATGTGTTTACCGATGTTGCGCTCAATTGGCATGTCGTTCCAGAAGAAGCCAATCTGATGTTTCAGGAAATTGGGGATAGTCAGGCCGTGATTGCTCGGATTATTAACCCGGCAGTAGAGGAAGTCCTGAAAGCCGTCATGGCCCAATACACGGCAGAAGAGATTATTACTAAGCGGGGAGCCGTTAAGGCAGAAGTCGATCAGACTTTGACTCACCGCTTACGGTCTTACCATATTGCCGTGGATGATATTTCCCTGGTCCATGTCCACTTTTCTCAACGTTTCGGTGAGGCCGTTGAAGCCAAACAAATTGCCGAGCAGGAGGCCAAGCGGGCTGAATTTCTGGCTCTAAAAGCAACCAGAGAGGCGGAGGCAAAAGTCAATCTGGCTAAAGGGGAAGCTGAGGCCCAGCGGTTGGTTCAGACCACCTTAACGCATGATTTGTTATCCAAGCAGGCGATCGAGCGCTGGAACGGGAACTTGCCTCTGATCACAGATCGGGAAAATACAACGGCCCTGTTTGATCTGAGCCAATTTGCCCGACCATTACCCGCACCTGGCCCCTGATGTTGCTTCACTGGGACA
This window contains:
- a CDS encoding prohibitin family protein; amino-acid sequence: MKSDPASGDVASLREAGPIKESGHPVPLKVSRKSNRDIAAFIRVMLLLVLILLASSSFAIVNAGQRGVLMEFGHVQKQVLDEGLHFMIPIVHSIQTLSVRVQSQEISAEASSRDLQDVFTDVALNWHVVPEEANLMFQEIGDSQAVIARIINPAVEEVLKAVMAQYTAEEIITKRGAVKAEVDQTLTHRLRSYHIAVDDISLVHVHFSQRFGEAVEAKQIAEQEAKRAEFLALKATREAEAKVNLAKGEAEAQRLVQTTLTHDLLSKQAIERWNGNLPLITDRENTTALFDLSQFARPLPAPGP